The Calderihabitans maritimus genome segment TTGAACCACAAGCGGTCTATTCCGTCATGGAAATACTGCGTCCTGATGACTTTTATCGAGAAGCGCATAAGATTATTTACGAGGTCATTTTAGCCTTGACGGATCGAGGAGAACCGGTTGACCTGGTGATGGTGACGGAAGAACTGCGACGGCGGGGATCCCTGGAGAAGGTGGGAGGAGCTTCTTATATCGCTGGTTTATCCAGTGCGGTTCCTACGGCGGCAAATGTAGAATACTACGCTAGGATTGTGGCAGAAAAAGCTTTGTTCCGTAAACTTATAAATGCAGCAACACAGATAGCGCAAAAAGGATATGAGGAAAGCGACGACGCTTTTCAATTGTTAGACTGGGCCGAACAATTGATTTTTGAGATTGCCCAGCAACAGAATCGGGAAGGATTTAAAACCATAAAAGAAGTATTGATGGAAACTTTTGAGCGGTTAGAGCGCCTATCGCAGCAGAAAGGAGAAGTTATCGGGATACCTACTTTCAAAGATTTGGATCGACTACTTTCCGGATTACAGAAAGGCGACCTGATTATTTGTGCCGCTAGACCCGGTATGGGCAAGACTTCTTTTTGTTTAAATATAGCGCAAAACGTAGCGATTAAACATAAAATACCGGTAGCTATTTTTAGCCTGGAAATGTCTAAAGAACAATTGGTTCAGCGGATGATCTCGGCTGAAGCAATGATAGACCAACATAAGCTGCGTACCGGCTATTTGAGCCAGGAAGATTGGTCGCGGTTAGTTGCTGCGGTCGGTCCCCTGTCAGAAGCTCCTATTTATATTGACGACACGCCGGCCATGAATGTTTTGGAATTGCGAGCCAAGTCCCGCCGATTAAAGGCGGAACATTCTCTCGGGTTAATTGTGGTTGATTATTTGCAATTGTTGCAGGCTCACCGGCGGACCGATAGCCGCCAGCAGGAGATTGCCCAGATTTCGAGGGCTTTAAAAGCTTTGGCGCGGGAAATGGAGGTTCCCGTATTGACTCTTTCTCAATTAAACCGGGGTGTTGAACAGCGACAGGATAAGCGTCCCATAATGGCGGACCTGTTGGAAAGCGGCGCTATTGAAGCTGATGCGGACGTAGTTTTATTCCTTTTCCGACCGGAGTATTATAATCCGGATACCGATAAAAAGGGTATTGCGGAGGTTATTGTAGCGAAGCATCGTAACGGACCGACGGGAACGGTAGAACTGGGTTTCTTATCCCAGTACACGAAATTTGTTGACCTGGCTAGAGAGGAAGTTTAAGTATGTGGAGTGAGGTTTTCTGCAAGAAAGAATAAAGAAAGAGATTGTTGCCTTTTATAGTGAATTGGTTAAGAAAGATTTTTCTCGAAGACGGCAAAGAAAGCTGGTCGAGGAAATCTATTTGCCGGAACAGCTCGATCAGTTACCATCTGAAGTTGCCAGTTATGCTTTCCCCTGCGGTAATCCGGTTCACTGGAGTGATTTGCGAAAAGGGGAAAAGGTGTTGGATCTGGGGTGTGGTGCAGGTCTGGATGTGATATTAGCGGCTCAAGCAGTAGGGAAGGAAGGGAAGGTCTGGGGACTGGATTTATCCCGCCAAATGCTGGAATTAACCGCCCGTCACTGCCGGCAGATGGGAATTCTAAACATTGAACTCCTGTACAGTAACATGGAATCTATTCCGTTGGCCAACGACATGTTAGATGTAGTTCTGTCAAACTGTAGTTTAAGCCTGGTTCCGGATAGAGAGAAGGTATTACGAGAAGTTTTTCGCGTATTGCGACCGGGAGGCCGGCTGGTGGCGGCTGATACGATCAGGCATGGTTCCTTGCCTGCGGAAATAAAGGAGGAAACAGGAGCCTGGATCTGGGGATTGGCGGGGGCAACTACCGAAGAATTTTACCGTTGTCAGCTGCAGGCCATAGGGTTCACAAAGGTCAAATTCGAGCGCCAAAGGAAATATTATGTGGATTCGGGCGAGGCAAGAGGAGGTTTTGCCATCTTCAGCACGGCTCTCTGGGCATGGAAACCTTTAAAGTAGCCTGGTCGAGGGAGCAATTTTTCCGCGAACCTTTTCTTGACCCGGCAGGGGGCTTCTGATAGAATAAGTTTGCTATTGGAGGTCTTAGATGATTATGTGTTAAGGGAGTACGGGGGAGGCCTAGAAAGATGAAAAATTATGATTATGATGTAATAATTGTAGGAGCAGGTCCGGCAGGAATTTTTGCAGCTATAGAGTTGGTCAAAACTAAGGCGGCAAATTTAAAGGTACTTATTTTGGAGAAAGGTAAAGATATCAATGATAGACAATGCCCTTCGCAAGAAAAGGGTATCCGCTGCGTCAACTGTTCCCCCTGCTCCACGGTTTCCGGTTGGGGTGGAGCAGGAGCTTTCAGTGACGGCAAATTGACTTTATCTCCGGAAATTGGAGGCATGCTTGATCAGTATCTTGAATACAGAGAAGTACAGAAATTAATAAACTATGTAGATGAAATTTATCTGGAGTTTGGAGCGCCGGAGCAAGTTTATGGTGTAGATGAGGATGCTATACTGGAAATCCAACGCAAAGCAATACTTGCTGATTTAAAGCTGATACCGGCTCCAATTCGCCACCTGGGGACGGGGCGTACCCAGCTTATCCTGGAGCGGATGAAAGAATTTTTGGTCAGTCAGGGAGTGGAAGTTCGCACCGGTACTCAGGTGAAGGAGATCACCACTCATCAAGGAAAAGTGACCGGTGTGATAACTTCTAGCGGAGAACAGATAAAGGCAAGGTATGTGGTAGTGGCCCCGGGAAGAGAAGGATCTGAGTGGTTATCCCAAGAGGCATCCCGGCTTGGATTGAGAATGGCCATAAATCCTGTAGATATCGGCGTCCGGGTGGAATTACCGGCCCCGGTTTTAGAACATTTAACGAAGGTTATTTATGAATCTAAGTTTATTTTTTACTCCAAGACTTTTGATGATAAAGTACGCACCTTCTGCATGAATCCTTACGGCGAAGTGGTTTTAGAAAATAATGATGGATTAATTACCGTAAATGGGCATTCTCACGCCGAGAAAAAAACGGAAAACACTAATTTTGCTGTCCTGGTGAGCAAGACTTTTACCGAGCCTTTTAAAGAACCAATTGCCTACGGAAAGTATGTAGCGAGGCTGGCTAATCTCCTGGGTGGGGGAGTATTAGTTCAGAGGTTGGGAGATTTGCTCGCCGGGCAGCGTACGACACCGGAACGTTTAAGGAAGGGTATTGTGAGTCCGACTTTGGAGGAAGCTACGCCGGGAGATTTATCTTTAGTATTGCCTTACCGTCATCTTACTGCCATTGTGGAAATGCTGAAGGCAATGGATCAAATAGCCCCGGGGGTTTGCTCCAGGCATACCTTGTTATACGGGGTAGAGGTTAAATTCTATTCTTCAAGATTGGCCCTTTCGTCGCAGTTGGAAACGGAAATTACTAATCTATTTGCCGCAGGTGACGGAGCAGGTGTGACACGCGGTTTGGCCCAGGCTTCTGTTGCCGGGGTAATTGCAGCGCGAGGAATTTTAAGTCGGGAGAAATAGGCGGGATAGAGTACCTACATGGAGGTGATGGTAATGCCTGCCCTAGTCCTTATCGGTGCCCAGTGGGGAGACGAGGGGAAGGGAAAGATAACTGATTTTTTGGCCCGGCAGGCAGATGTTGTCGTTCGTTATCAAGGGGGAAACAATGCAGGACACACAGTAGTGGTTGGGGACCAGGAATTTAAGTTGCATTTGATCCCCTCGGGTATACTTTATGAAGATAAAACGTGCGTTATTGGCAACGGAGTAGTTATTGATCCATCGGTTTTAGTAAAAGAATTGGACTATTTGGAGTCCCAAGGAATAAGTACCGATAATCTTAGAATTAGTCGCAATGCACAC includes the following:
- the dnaB gene encoding replicative DNA helicase: MNIPVEKVPPHSLDAEQSVLGSLLIEPQAVYSVMEILRPDDFYREAHKIIYEVILALTDRGEPVDLVMVTEELRRRGSLEKVGGASYIAGLSSAVPTAANVEYYARIVAEKALFRKLINAATQIAQKGYEESDDAFQLLDWAEQLIFEIAQQQNREGFKTIKEVLMETFERLERLSQQKGEVIGIPTFKDLDRLLSGLQKGDLIICAARPGMGKTSFCLNIAQNVAIKHKIPVAIFSLEMSKEQLVQRMISAEAMIDQHKLRTGYLSQEDWSRLVAAVGPLSEAPIYIDDTPAMNVLELRAKSRRLKAEHSLGLIVVDYLQLLQAHRRTDSRQQEIAQISRALKALAREMEVPVLTLSQLNRGVEQRQDKRPIMADLLESGAIEADADVVLFLFRPEYYNPDTDKKGIAEVIVAKHRNGPTGTVELGFLSQYTKFVDLAREEV
- a CDS encoding methyltransferase domain-containing protein; translation: MVKKDFSRRRQRKLVEEIYLPEQLDQLPSEVASYAFPCGNPVHWSDLRKGEKVLDLGCGAGLDVILAAQAVGKEGKVWGLDLSRQMLELTARHCRQMGILNIELLYSNMESIPLANDMLDVVLSNCSLSLVPDREKVLREVFRVLRPGGRLVAADTIRHGSLPAEIKEETGAWIWGLAGATTEEFYRCQLQAIGFTKVKFERQRKYYVDSGEARGGFAIFSTALWAWKPLK
- a CDS encoding NAD(P)/FAD-dependent oxidoreductase, producing MKNYDYDVIIVGAGPAGIFAAIELVKTKAANLKVLILEKGKDINDRQCPSQEKGIRCVNCSPCSTVSGWGGAGAFSDGKLTLSPEIGGMLDQYLEYREVQKLINYVDEIYLEFGAPEQVYGVDEDAILEIQRKAILADLKLIPAPIRHLGTGRTQLILERMKEFLVSQGVEVRTGTQVKEITTHQGKVTGVITSSGEQIKARYVVVAPGREGSEWLSQEASRLGLRMAINPVDIGVRVELPAPVLEHLTKVIYESKFIFYSKTFDDKVRTFCMNPYGEVVLENNDGLITVNGHSHAEKKTENTNFAVLVSKTFTEPFKEPIAYGKYVARLANLLGGGVLVQRLGDLLAGQRTTPERLRKGIVSPTLEEATPGDLSLVLPYRHLTAIVEMLKAMDQIAPGVCSRHTLLYGVEVKFYSSRLALSSQLETEITNLFAAGDGAGVTRGLAQASVAGVIAARGILSREK